In Ostrea edulis chromosome 6, xbOstEdul1.1, whole genome shotgun sequence, a single window of DNA contains:
- the LOC125683932 gene encoding protein disulfide-isomerase A6-like, with protein MNLLVLVVAISSASALYSSSDDVVELTASNFNREVIQSDGLVLVEFYAPWCGHCQQLAPEWKKAATALKGVVKIAAVNADEHQSLGGQYQIQGFPTIKVFGANKNSPSDYQGGRNADSIVDTALSKLKSLVQDRLKGRGGSGGRSSGGGKSGGGSADDVIELTDSNFEKLVLDSDDMWMVEFFAPWCGHCKNLAPHWQSAASEMKGKVKFGALDATVHSVMANRYGVRGYPSIKMFPSGKKDGEAMEYDGGRTSSDIVSWATEKLAENLPPPEVVQILSQDTIKENCEEKQLCVVAVLPHILDCQSKCRNNYIKILKDMGVKYKKQPWGWVWTEAGQQMQLEEALGMGGFGYPAMAAVNTRKQVFVLLKRPFSSDGINEYLRDLSYGKGSPVPLKDSKVATIEKTEAWDGKDGELPVEEDIDLSDIDLDDGKDEL; from the exons ATGAATTTACTCG TTTTGGTGGTCGCCATATCCTCAGCTTCTGCACTGTATTCCAGTTCAGATGATGTCGTAGAATTAACAGCTTCTAATTTCAACAGAGAGGTCATTCAGAGTGACGGACTTGTACTCGTAGAGTTTTATGCACCATG GTGTGGACACTGTCAGCAGCTTGCTCCAGAGTGGAAAAAGGCTGCCACTGCACTCAAG GGTGTGGTAAAAATAGCTGCAGTGAATGCTGATGAACACCAGAGCCTGGGAGGACAGTATCAAATCCAGGGATTCCCAACCATCAAGGTGTTCGGGGCCAACAAAAACAGCCCCTCAGATTACCAAG GTGGAAGAAATGCTGACTCTATTGTGGACACTGCCTTGTCTAAACTGAAATCACTTGTTCAGGACAGACTGAAGGGCAGAGGTGGATCCGGGGGCAGAAGCAGTGGTGGAGGAAAA TCCGGCGGGGGCAGTGCTGATGATGTGATTGAGCTTACAGACAGTAATTTTGAGAAGCTGGTATTAGACAGTGACGACATGTGGATGGTGGAGTTTTTTGCCCCTTGGTGTGGACACTGTAAAAATCTGGCCCCACACTGGCAGAGTGCTGCCTCAGAAATGAAGGGCAAAGTCAAGTTTGGAGCCCTTGATGCCACCGTACACAGTGTAATGGCTAACAGATATGGG GTTAGAGGTTACCCCAGCATTAAGATGTTCCCCTCGGGAAAGAAGGACGGGGAGGCCATGGAATATGATGGGGGAAGGACGTCTTCAGATATTGTGAGCTGGGCCACAGAGAAACTGGCAGAAAACCTCCCTCCTCCAGAGGTGGTCCAG ATCCTATCCCAGGACACTATTAAGGAGAACTGCGAAGAGAAACAGCTGTGTGTGGTCGCTGTGTTACCCCACATCCTGGACTGTCAATCCAAATGTAGAAACAATTACATCAAAATCCTCAAGGACATGGGGGTTAAATACAAGAAACAACCATGGGG CTGGGTGTGGACAGAGGCTGGCCAACAGATGCAACTAGAAGAAGCTCTTGGCATGGGAGGATTCGGTTATCCT GCGATGGCAGCTGTAAACACACGCAAACAAGTCTTTGTTTTACTCAAGAGACCATTTAGTTCTGATGGAATCAACGAATATTTAAG AGATTTATCGTATGGTAAGGGAAGCCCAGTCCCACTAAAAGATTCCAAGGTTGCCACCATAGAGAAAACAGAGGCCTGGGACGGCAAGGACGGGGAG